Sequence from the Saccopteryx bilineata isolate mSacBil1 chromosome 6, mSacBil1_pri_phased_curated, whole genome shotgun sequence genome:
gtagaatttattctgCACAGGGTAAAAAGAATGTAATATTTAGTTCTCAAGTTTGAATTATCAGTATGTTATTACAGTTTTGTATATCAGAATCTAAGTATTACAGGTACAAAAAGAATATTGCTAGCCAAATGAACAAAGTTTAGCTGAATCTCTGTAGCATGcaaatcaaataaatttaaaatcttttttttttttgctattactttatctatattgtattaaatatcaAAAGCTCAGGACTGAACTAAATATTTAATCAGGTTAAATTCTGAATACGTTTCTGTTTTAATTTGTCTTGTTTGTAAAAGTGTGCAAATACATCACATAGATTAACTGGTTTCTGCACTTTTCATGTGTTTGTGGGTGGAAAAAAATTCGGTGTTTCGGGTTTTTTTCAACAAAGATACATATTGCCTAAGACTTTATCCGTGTTGTTTGTTGTTCAGGTAATTTCCCTCATTGGCTCCAACACAAGAGTTTACTTGAACCGTGTACCGAGCAAATATAAAGTCTTTCATTAAGAATTTCTGAAGCCAGCGGTTTGTTATAAATACTTCTTGGTTGGACGATGTGATTGCTGATTTAAAAGGGGGGGGCGGGGCAGACTATTTTCATTGTGCAAGTAAAACCCGGGCCGTAGAGTATGAGCTCTGGGGGTGCCGCCCACTCTGGCAGAGTCTCCGCGCGTTCGGGTCGGCGGCCCAGAAGGCTCTGTGCCCACACACCCGAGTCCTGGCCCACAGCACCAGGGGCAGCCGTGGGCGTGGGTGGGACGTTGACCATCCACCGCAGAGCACAGGACATGAATGCAGCAAGAGTGTGTTTGTGGGTACAATTCAGGGGAGCCTGCCAGTGTACAAGCCTGCCCTCCTGTGCCCCTGACCTAGCACAGAGGCACGAATGACTGTCACCAGGTGCCCTAGACACCCCAGGATACTGGTTAAAGAGATGATGTGCCCACATCTCTCACCTCTCAAGCTTTCAAAGAGCcaacaggtttgtttgtttttttaatataatcagaaatcatacattttaaataaatatgcagtGTGACTGTAGTTTCGGTGTGCTAGGTGATCTTAAACCCTTGGAAGATGGGATTAGCAGTCACATTTCCGATTGTCAGAATGATTCATCTCTATGAATAACACCTTCAAAGATACATACGTACAGATAGAATGTTTTATTTACCAGCTCGGTGCAATCAGtgaattgattttaaaatggaagaaactCATCCACAGTAATGAGTATGATTTACTATTAAGTCTCAATTGATTTTGGTCTCAGAGTAGAAGATAAGAGTGGTTTATCATCGTAGAAGgaaattatagtttaaaaaactaACAGCCACAGGGAAAATGCATGTTAGAAAGTCACAATCATAGTGGCCAGATGACCATAGCAGGAAATCCTACCCAGTCCGGGGCTGAACAAGCGTCACCTGGGGAGAGGACGCCACCGTGCTTTGTGGCTCAGATGTTCAAGGGGCTGGTTTTTCTCTCCAGGCGTTGACGGAGATACTGGGTCTCTGCCACTGCGTAGTGGCCCGAAGCCAGAGGAGCCGGGGCGGAACAGGCTGCCCAGTTTAGCAGACACCCTCCCAGCAGGAGAAAGAACCCGGCGAACCAGCCGATGAAGAGGGCATCCCCAAACTCCCACCTGGGCACAATCTCTGGGACGGTCTCATCCCAGAACTCCCGGACGGTCATGTGGGCGACCCAGGAGACCGGCACCAGGGCCGCGATGCCCGCTGTCCAGAACAGAACTCCTCCCAGGATTAGCAGTCGCTTCTTGAGCTCTTGCTGGCCCTGTCCAATTCTCAGGCAGTCCAGCCCAGACCCAGAGACCAGCAGGCCCAGAAACCCCAGCCCGTTGGACAGGAACATCAAAATCCTGGCGACCCTGAGTTCGACGGGCAGAGCCAGGAAAGAATCAAAGTCCTTGCATTGCATCCCACCTTCCTCCTGGATGACGCAGGTTTGCCAAAGTCCCATGGTCCAGTTTTCCATCACATTCAAGTCCAGGTTGAGGTTTTTCCAATGGGGCAGGTAGTTTGTAACACAGGATAAAACCCACCCCAGCAAAGATAACGAGACTCCGGCTAATTGTGCCACAGTTCTAAATACTGAAGCCATTACCAAGTCCCGCGAGCTCTAGCCAAACTCACTCCTGCCTTTCGGTGGCTATGAAAAGTGTGACACGCTGGTGTTATCACTTGCAGAgctcagaaacattttttttactgtgtataTAAGAGGGTTCTTGCCAGAGTTGCTATTGTTTGATTCCATGTTGAATAGTGttcagaaaaggaaagggaactaCTTCTGCAAACCAGTAACGCCAAGGAGTGGCCAAGATCAATTTTCCAGTAAGCAGTTTGTCCCTGTAATAACATTAAATAGCAATAATCCTCCTTTCATTGTTAGCGGCTAAATGGCTTTCACATTGTTCCCAGCCTTTCAAAAAAAGTCAAAGAACTAAAGTCTAAATGCAAAATGTTTAATTGAGACTTTGGGTTCAACTCCTACAGCTTTATACCTTGCACATTGTACCTGTCGGGTTTCCACCTGTGACAACTTCCCATTGAAGTACATATATTGTGGTAACACCAagtattaatcattttttaaaaatagtttcaagaaaaatatttgttaaccAAATAGGTTGATCTTAATCAGAAACTTCTCTAGATCTTAAGTCatgcctactttttaaaaattccttaggatatatatatatatatatacacttacatACACATACCACATAACATATGAaacaatattaaacaaaatatcaaGTGTGTTTACCAACATTCCTTTCAGTCAAATTTATACACAGGTGCATAAACACGTTTTTTCTTTGCTCACATATGCTTTCTATGCTGCAGAAAAGTTAAGAATTAGGACTTTGTAGATTAGAAGAAACATCTCTTTTGCTGCAAccctaaagtatatatatatatatctctatctATAGACACAGAGATACATACAAGCTTGTAAGTTTTAATtgcttatctttttaaatatgatgCTTTGAGGGAAGAGACAAGAGGAGATTGGCCAGCATTTTGAATCTGAGAGTATTCTGGTGTACGGAAACATTTTAGTCTCATAAAAGCCTGTCACTCACATGGGGTGCCTTGTAATTTCCTAAACACACACCACCTCTGATCAAAGAAGACCAAAGTCATTGTTGTGGGAATTACACTTCGGGATAAGCTTCCCCTGTGGCTTTGCCAATGCAGAACCCATGAAAGGTTTCAGTTTGTTAGTTTTTCTCTTTAGGAAACATACTAATTATTACTTCCAGCTaccaacaaaaacaaagtttCTAATATAAGATAAACCCATTAAAGCTTAATGCTGATTATATgggaccaccaccaccacattttgatttaaataatcagatcaatgaacttttcttttttgctcatgcCTATGTAATGCTTAACATcgtaattttattttagatatgctCGCCTCTTCCCCAGATTTTTGAGGGGAAGGGGGATCTCAGAGAAAACAAGTAATTATTAAATGAGAAAGTGTGAGCAGCACAGGTTGAGTTACATGGCAAAGACGCCCTTCTCACATTAGACCCTTGCATCACAGTTGATACAGAGAATACGCCTCTCTGGTCTTGTTAAAGTCATGGTTTCGGATCTGCAGTCCCATTTTCCAGGTACGGACACTGAGTCTGTGTTTCTGCCACTGCGTAGTGGCCCGAAGCCAGGAAAGCCGGGGTGGAACAGGCTGCCCAGTTTAGCAGACACCCTCCCAGCAGGAGAGAGACCCCAGCGAACCAGCCGATGAAGAGGGCTTCCCCAAACTCCCACCTGGGCACAATCTCTGGGACGGTCTCATCCCAGAACTCCCGGACAGTCATGTGGGCGACCCAGGAGACCGGCACCAGGGCCGCGATGCCCGCTGTCCAGAACAGAATTCCTCCCAGGATTAGCAGTCGCTTCTTGAGCTCTCGCTGGCCCTGTCCAATTCTCAGACAGTCCAGCCCAGACCCAGAGACCAGCAGGCCCAGAAACCCCAGCCCGTTGGACAGGAACATCAAAATCCTGGCGATCCTGAGTTCGACGGGCAGAGCCAGGAAAGAATCAAAGTCCTTGCATTGCATCCCACCTTCCTCCTGGATGACGCAGGTTTGCCAGAGTCCCATGGTCcagttttccatttcattcaagTCCAGGTTGAGGTTTTTCCAATGGGGCAGATAAGTTGTAATAATGGCTAACACCCATCCCAGCAAAGATAATAAAAGTCCGACTAATTGCATTACTGCTCTAAAGACTAAAGCCATGGCGACAAAATCTTGCACCTTTGACCACCCCTATAGGAGCCTTCGTCTCTTAGTGGTGGACAGTAGTGTGACGATCTTGGTTCTATGCTGCCCGGAATATAAGCTTTGGTCATTAACTCCTTGGGCACTCTGAAATGCGTTTTTGTTCCTCTTGAATATAATGTTTCACGTAAAGGACGGAGAACCCTGCTAAAACTATGAGTTAGGCGTTCTGATAAGAATTTGACCTGTTACCTTCCGATGTGCTTGGTAAAACTATATCCAATGCTGGATGGTCCCAAGTCTAAGGATGAACAAAGAGGCCTCTATGACCCCTCACcctaaaagacaacagaaatctTTGTGCTTCAATATGGATTAATTAGATTTTAAGTGGTGATAAAAGCCCAGCTCTCTCTATAACAGGACTTCATTGTAATAGCTGAATCTGAGATGTCAGGATGCAGAACAAGGCCTTGTAGAGAAAGGCAGGCTCTACCTATAATCTTCACTCTGCTCGGACTTCCTCAACCTACACAAGGGCCTGGCCCGCGTTCCTGAGTGTCACAGGGACACAGTCGGGACTTGGCAGGAGCGCTTCCCTCAGATTCCTCTGAAAGGTAGATGCTGGTTCACTGGGTTCATTAAAGTGGAAACTCCGGAGGCCCTGGCCCAGaagtgcttggggggggggggggggtggccagGCTGGGAAGCTCTGGACTTCGCCGGACGGTGTCCTCCTCATGAACTTGGGGTAAAGCGTGATTTCTTACTCTCTGAGAGGTATTTTCTGCCCAGAGCTGAGCTGCCTCTttatttgaactattttttttaatctttttattgaatttattggggtgaggtTGGTTAGCTGAGCTTTCTTGACTGTCACTCAGGAGACAAAGCAGCCTCAGCATGAAGACTCCCACAGTTCAGGACAAAAGACTGAAAACAAGAGCCACAGCAGGACTGACCTTTGCGACCTCA
This genomic interval carries:
- the LOC136309557 gene encoding claudin-22-like — encoded protein: MASVFRTVAQLAGVSLSLLGWVLSCVTNYLPHWKNLNLDLNVMENWTMGLWQTCVIQEEGGMQCKDFDSFLALPVELRVARILMFLSNGLGFLGLLVSGSGLDCLRIGQGQQELKKRLLILGGVLFWTAGIAALVPVSWVAHMTVREFWDETVPEIVPRWEFGDALFIGWFAGFFLLLGGCLLNWAACSAPAPLASGHYAVAETQYLRQRLERKTSPLNI
- the LOC136308831 gene encoding putative claudin-24, with the protein product MALVFRAVMQLVGLLLSLLGWVLAIITTYLPHWKNLNLDLNEMENWTMGLWQTCVIQEEGGMQCKDFDSFLALPVELRIARILMFLSNGLGFLGLLVSGSGLDCLRIGQGQRELKKRLLILGGILFWTAGIAALVPVSWVAHMTVREFWDETVPEIVPRWEFGEALFIGWFAGVSLLLGGCLLNWAACSTPAFLASGHYAVAETQTQCPYLENGTADPKP